Proteins encoded within one genomic window of Procambarus clarkii isolate CNS0578487 chromosome 31, FALCON_Pclarkii_2.0, whole genome shotgun sequence:
- the LOC123758700 gene encoding uncharacterized protein, with amino-acid sequence MDTGSSSSPEQLTEDLLTEHLRQLALVEPLPTVTLQEVMEKSDRFPVVFPVYTARLKTLLKGGLQQESLEEQVNSTYPLVHARVLPLLAAFLHYKRTYGRRKEKELYSSLSLLDLVDRLLKKRPIVFFTPIDNYVLRDGTEGCDGFEEIGHSHERANVCLQEYMSYDEMKLAALVCVSSKSTFINDGSRHNRGVPGAPGSYQPEGIIVGMVGTRFEREGVMEWQDCVVTPDQNTHDRGYGDSPPKKRWLVREWGRLWGTVPLPTWKQAEEAPEGIFINLSSRMFLNSQVYQARIQLSAETLLAEAGVRAAAAGKKAYVHVVGLGLGVWRVSSHQNQLYVDAWGAALKATDTTHIAHLDFSWTKASTCCGVGNGEVFPDTSVTVHFSQRNLHAPVPAGTILVSTFAWDSNAFPGNEYWKGMLSASGDPAAACSSSIAELHNTLINPRVTAQNLHVASSRGVEHVAEYSRRVLNTQDSSTSDTK; translated from the exons ATGGacactggcagcagcagcagcccggaACAGTTGACGGAGGACCTCCTTACGGAACACCTGCGTCAACTCGCCCTGGTGGAACCACTTCCCACAGTGACTCTTCAGGAGGTAATGGAGAAGAGTGATCGCTTCCCCGTTGTGTTTCCAGTATACACAGCCAGGCTCAAGACTTTGCTaaag GGCGGCCTGCAGCAGGAGAGCCTGGAGGAGCAGGTCAACTCGACCTACCCCCTCGTCCACGCCCGGGTCCTGCCTCTGCTCGCAGCCTTCCTTCATTATAAGAGAACCTAcggcaggaggaaggagaa AGAGCTGTACTCCTCGCTGAGCCTGCTGGACCTGGTCGACCGCCTCCTCAAGAAGCGACCCATCGTCTTCTTCACCCCCATCGACAACTACGTCCTGCGGGATGGCACTGAGGGCTGCGACGGCTTCGAAGAAATCGGCCACTCTCACGAGCGTGCCAATGTGTGCCTACAGGAGTACATGAGCTACGATGAGATGAAACTCGCAGCTCTGGTGTGCGTGTCTTCCAAGTCGACCTTTATCAATGATGGGAGCCGCCATAACCGCGGAGTGCCTGGGGCCCCGGGTAGCTACCAACCGGAGGGCATCATCGTGGGCATGGTGGGCACCAGGTTCGAGCGTGAGGGAGTCATGGAGTGGCAGGACTGTGTAGTTACTCCCGACCAGAATACCCATGACCGCGGGTACGGTGACAGCCCCCCCAAAAAGCGGTGGCTTGTGCGAGAGTGGGGTCGACTCTGGGGTACAGTGCCCCTTCCTACTTGGAAGCAGGCAGAAGAGGCACCTGAAGGTATTTTCATCAATTTATCTTCCAGAATGTTCTTAAACTCCCAAGTATATCAGGCGCGCATTCAGCTGTCGGCGGAGACGCTGCTGGCGGAGGCCGGGGTTCGTGCTGCTGCTGCAGGAAAGAAGGCTTACGTGCACGTGGTGGGACTGGGCCTTGGGGTGTGGCGGGTCTCCTCCCATCAGAACCAGCTATACGTGGATGCCTGGGGAGCGGCGCTGAAAGCTACTGACACCACACACATCGCCCATCTTGACTTCAGCTGGACTAAGGCGTCAACGTGTTGTGGGGTAGGCAACGGAGAAGTCTTCCCCGATACCAGCGTCACTGTACACTTCTCCCAGCGGAACCTGCACGCTCCTGTCCCTGCTGGCACAATACTAGTCTCCACCTTCGCCTGGGACAGCAACGCATTCCCCGGGAACGAGTACTGGAAGGGCATGCTGTCAGCTTCGGGAGATCCGGCGGCAGCCTGCTCCTCAAGTATCGCAGAGTTGCACAATACTCTCATCAACCCGCGCGTGACAGCTCAGAACCTGCACGTGGCATCATCTAGAGGGGTGGAGCACGTGGCAGAGTACTCACGTCGGGTACTTAACACACAAGACTCCAGTACATCTGACACAAAATAA